The Musa acuminata AAA Group cultivar baxijiao chromosome BXJ2-2, Cavendish_Baxijiao_AAA, whole genome shotgun sequence genome has a segment encoding these proteins:
- the LOC135606235 gene encoding protein MEI2-like 4 isoform X1 → MAGSKSVSSILDELHKIGLSPVESLEFSESYVLKDKKTKSSFDHHILEPQRMTSISTISRVADHVSESQSDPLALQSSLFSEGNIMDLSGSHFENGLFSSSLSDIFNNKLKLSSNVVQSVHSVNSNFGEEVFFESMEDIEAQTIGNLLPDDDELLSGVTYDKGYTGKPNDETDVDDDIFYSGGGMELETDDKINENKTYEFAGGGASNYQQGKLNGPFASEHPYGEHPSRTLFVRNINSNVEDGELRALFEQYGDIRTLYTACKHRGFVMISYYDIRAALNAIQALQNKPLRCWKLDIHFSIPKDNPSEKDVNQGMLLVFNLDSSVTNDDLHQIFGIYGEIKEICSTQHKCHHKSIEFYDVRAAEAALHALDGSDIAGRKIRLELSHLGGARCFTQQLSPELKQEELHGCWQESPNNYLPGCFGPSSLGVNTSKGLENGAIQGLKSAVRAPFNPVIEATFHGISSSMSQNLPSPIRVASVGNSQAAHSDITHSLGQMNFEFQDMLGFHPRSLPDYHDEVNNDIPYHSSTMSAVGTGVISRPVEGIDKRHLQKVGSVSFNGHATDHNEAFCSANRSCSLQGHQYVWNNTNVFHHKTPNPMSWSNPPSFINNIPTNPSQIHGIPRGQSHMVNTVVPLHHHVGSAPAVNPSLWGRRHTYGGDSIERPAFHPGSHGSMGLSAASQLHWLELTSHNIFSRVGGNCMDPSVSLAHVGILSPQQRGQIYHGRNPIFPMPGSFDGPTERIRSRRNDTNATQSDNKKQYELDIERIIRGEDSRTTLMIKNIPNKYTSKMLLAAIDENHRGTYDFIYLPIDFKNKCNVGYAFINMVNTQHIIPFYQSFNGKKWEKFNSEKVASLAYARIQGKAALIAHFQNSSLMNEDKRCRPILFHTDGPNAGDQEPFPVGTNMKSRSGRWRTDSSEENHQGDKSTSANGEASCDAAVSPSGPQKI, encoded by the exons ATGGCAGGGAGCAAGTCTGTGTCATCTATACTTGATGAGCTTCATAAGATTGGATTAAGCCCTGTGGAAAGCTTAGAGTTTTCGGAGTCTTATGTTCTTAAGGACAAGAAGACTAAATCAAGTTTTGACCATCATATACTGGAGCCACAGAGGATGACCAGCATATCTACTATTTCAAGAGTTGCTGATCATGTTTCTGAATCCCAATCTGATCCATTGGCTCTACAATCTTCTTTGTTCAGTGAAGGGAACATAATGGATCTTAGTGGGTCACATTTCGAGAATGGACTTTTCTCTAGTTCTTTATCAGATATATTCAACAATAAAT TGAAATTGTCATCAAATGTTGTTCAGTCTGTTCATTCAGTTAACTCGAACTTTGGTGAAGAAGTGTTTTTTGAATCAATGGAGGACATCGAAGCTCAAACTATTGGGAACCTCCTTCCTGATGATGACGAATTGCTATCTGGTGTTACTTACGATAAGGGATATACTGGTAAACCCAATGATGAGACTGATGTTGATGATGACATATTTTACAGTGGTGGTGGTATGGAACTAGAAACTGATGATAAAATAAATGAGAATAAAACATATGAATTTGCTGGTGGAGGAGCTTCTAATTATCAACAAGGCAAACTAAATGGCCCATTTGCCAGTGAACACCCATATGGTGAACATCCCTCTAGAACTCTTTTTGTTAGAAATATCAATAGCAATGTCGAGGATGGTGAACTAAGAGCTCTTTTTGAG CAATATGGGGACATACGGACACTCTATACCGCTTGCAAGCATCGTGGTTTTGTTATGATATCCTACTATGATATAAGGGCAGCACTAAATGCAATCCAAGCACTCCAAAACAAGCCGTTGAGGTGTTGGAAATTGGATATCCACTTCTCTATTCCAAAG GACAACCCTTCTGAGAAGGATGTAAATCAGGGTATGCTTTTGGTATTCAACCTGGATTCCTCTGTTACAAATGATGATCTCCATCAGATATTTGGAATTTATGGTGAAATCAAAGAG ATATGCAGCACTCAACATAAGTGTCATCACAAATCCATAGAATTTTATGATGTTAGAGCTGCTGAAGCTGCTCTTCATGCCTTAGACGGGAGTGATATTGCTGGCAGGAAAATTAGGCTTGAGCTTAGCCACCTTGGAGGTGCAAGATG CTTCACGCAACAGTTATCTCCAGAgctgaagcaggaagaattacaTGGATGCTGGCAGGAAAGTCCAAATAACTATCTCCCTGGGTGCTTTG GACCATCCTCGCTTGGAGTAAACACATCCAAAGGTCTTGAAAATGGAGCTATCCAAGGTCTAAAATCTGCGGTTCGAGCACCATTCAACCCAGTTATAGAGGCCACATTCCATGGAATCTCATCTAGCATGTCTCAGAATTTACCTTCCCCTATAAGAGTTGCATCAGTTGGTAACAGTCAAGCTGCCCATTCTGACATCACGCATTCACTGGGCCAGATGAATTTTGAATTTCAAGATATGCTTGGTTTTCATCCTCGCTCCCTTCCAGATTATCACGATGAAGTAAATAATGACATTCCTTACCACTCAAGTACTATGTCAGCCGTGGGTACCGGTGTCATATCCAGACCTGTTGAAGGAATTGATAAGAGACATCTACAAAAAGTAGGATCTGTTAGCTTCAATGGGCATGCTACTGATCACAATGAAG CATTTTGTTCCGCAAATAGAAGCTGCTCTCTTCAGGGACATCAATATGTATGGAATAATACAAATGTGTTCCACCATAAAACCCCTAACCCCATGTCATGGTCAAATCCACCATCATTTATAAACAACATTCCTACTAATCCATCTCAGATCCATGGAATTCCTAGAGGACAATCTCATATGGTAAACACGGTTGTTCCTTTACACCATCATGTTGGTTCGGCACCTGCTGTCAATCCATCACTTTGGGGCAGGAGACATACCTATGGTGGGGATTCCATTGAACGGCCTGCTTTTCATCCTGGATCTCACGGAAGCATGGGGCTTTCTGCAGCTTCTCAGTTGCATTGGCTAGAACTTACTTCTCATAACATATTTTCTCGTGTTGGTGGAAACTGTATGGACCCTTCTGTTTCTCTTGCACATGTCGGTATTCTTTCACCTCAACAAAGGGGTCAGATTTACCATGGAAGGAATCCAATCTTCCCCATGCCTGGTTCATTTGATGGTCCTACTGAGCGGATCAGGAGCCGAAGAAATGACACAAATGCTACTCAGAGTGATAATAAGAAGCAGTATGAACTCGATATTGAACGTATTATACGTGGTGAAGACTCTCGAACGACACTTATGATAAAGAACATTCCCAATAA ATACACCTCTAAGATGCTGTTGGCTGCTATTGATGAAAATCATCGAGGAACTTATGACTTCATCTATTTGCCAATTGATTTTAAG AACAAATGCAACGTTGGCTATGCGTTTATAAACATGGTCAATACTCAGCATATCATTCCATTTTACCAG TCATTTAATGGTAAGAAATGGGAGAAGTTTAACAGTGAAAAAGTAGCATCACTTGCATATGCCAGAATCCAAGGGAAAGCAGCTCTGATTGCTCATTTCCAGAACTCAAGTCTGATGAATGAAGATAAACGCTGTCGTCCTATCCTCTTCCATACAGATGGTCCTAATGCCGGGGATCAG GAACCCTTTCCTGTGGGCACTAATATGAAGTCAAGGTCAGGCAGATGGAGGACGGACAGTAGTGAAGAGAACCATCAGGGAGATAAGTCCACCTCTGCAAATGGAGAAGCCTCTTGTGATGCAGCGGTTTCCCCTTCAGGTCCACAAAAGATTTGA
- the LOC135606235 gene encoding protein MEI2-like 4 isoform X2 — translation MAGSKSVSSILDELHKIGLSPVESLEFSESYVLKDKKTKSSFDHHILEPQRMTSISTISRVADHVSESQSDPLALQSSLFSEGNIMDLSGSHFENGLFSSSLSDIFNNKLKLSSNVVQSVHSVNSNFGEEVFFESMEDIEAQTIGNLLPDDDELLSGVTYDKGYTGKPNDETDVDDDIFYSGGGMELETDDKINENKTYEFAGGGASNYQQGKLNGPFASEHPYGEHPSRTLFVRNINSNVEDGELRALFEQYGDIRTLYTACKHRGFVMISYYDIRAALNAIQALQNKPLRCWKLDIHFSIPKDNPSEKDVNQGMLLVFNLDSSVTNDDLHQIFGIYGEIKEICSTQHKCHHKSIEFYDVRAAEAALHALDGSDIAGRKIRLELSHLGGARCFTQQLSPELKQEELHGCWQESPNNYLPGCFGPSSLGVNTSKGLENGAIQGLKSAVRAPFNPVIEATFHGISSSMSQNLPSPIRVASVGNSQAAHSDITHSLGQMNFEFQDMLGFHPRSLPDYHDEVNNDIPYHSSTMSAVGTGVISRPVEGIDKRHLQKVGSVSFNGHATDHNEAFCSANRSCSLQGHQYVWNNTNVFHHKTPNPMSWSNPPSFINNIPTNPSQIHGIPRGQSHMVNTVVPLHHHVGSAPAVNPSLWGRRHTYGGDSIERPAFHPGSHGSMGLSAASQLHWLELTSHNIFSRVGGNCMDPSVSLAHVGILSPQQRGQIYHGRNPIFPMPGSFDGPTERIRSRRNDTNATQSDNKKQYELDIERIIRDTPLRCCWLLLMKIIEELMTSSICQLILRTNATLAMRL, via the exons ATGGCAGGGAGCAAGTCTGTGTCATCTATACTTGATGAGCTTCATAAGATTGGATTAAGCCCTGTGGAAAGCTTAGAGTTTTCGGAGTCTTATGTTCTTAAGGACAAGAAGACTAAATCAAGTTTTGACCATCATATACTGGAGCCACAGAGGATGACCAGCATATCTACTATTTCAAGAGTTGCTGATCATGTTTCTGAATCCCAATCTGATCCATTGGCTCTACAATCTTCTTTGTTCAGTGAAGGGAACATAATGGATCTTAGTGGGTCACATTTCGAGAATGGACTTTTCTCTAGTTCTTTATCAGATATATTCAACAATAAAT TGAAATTGTCATCAAATGTTGTTCAGTCTGTTCATTCAGTTAACTCGAACTTTGGTGAAGAAGTGTTTTTTGAATCAATGGAGGACATCGAAGCTCAAACTATTGGGAACCTCCTTCCTGATGATGACGAATTGCTATCTGGTGTTACTTACGATAAGGGATATACTGGTAAACCCAATGATGAGACTGATGTTGATGATGACATATTTTACAGTGGTGGTGGTATGGAACTAGAAACTGATGATAAAATAAATGAGAATAAAACATATGAATTTGCTGGTGGAGGAGCTTCTAATTATCAACAAGGCAAACTAAATGGCCCATTTGCCAGTGAACACCCATATGGTGAACATCCCTCTAGAACTCTTTTTGTTAGAAATATCAATAGCAATGTCGAGGATGGTGAACTAAGAGCTCTTTTTGAG CAATATGGGGACATACGGACACTCTATACCGCTTGCAAGCATCGTGGTTTTGTTATGATATCCTACTATGATATAAGGGCAGCACTAAATGCAATCCAAGCACTCCAAAACAAGCCGTTGAGGTGTTGGAAATTGGATATCCACTTCTCTATTCCAAAG GACAACCCTTCTGAGAAGGATGTAAATCAGGGTATGCTTTTGGTATTCAACCTGGATTCCTCTGTTACAAATGATGATCTCCATCAGATATTTGGAATTTATGGTGAAATCAAAGAG ATATGCAGCACTCAACATAAGTGTCATCACAAATCCATAGAATTTTATGATGTTAGAGCTGCTGAAGCTGCTCTTCATGCCTTAGACGGGAGTGATATTGCTGGCAGGAAAATTAGGCTTGAGCTTAGCCACCTTGGAGGTGCAAGATG CTTCACGCAACAGTTATCTCCAGAgctgaagcaggaagaattacaTGGATGCTGGCAGGAAAGTCCAAATAACTATCTCCCTGGGTGCTTTG GACCATCCTCGCTTGGAGTAAACACATCCAAAGGTCTTGAAAATGGAGCTATCCAAGGTCTAAAATCTGCGGTTCGAGCACCATTCAACCCAGTTATAGAGGCCACATTCCATGGAATCTCATCTAGCATGTCTCAGAATTTACCTTCCCCTATAAGAGTTGCATCAGTTGGTAACAGTCAAGCTGCCCATTCTGACATCACGCATTCACTGGGCCAGATGAATTTTGAATTTCAAGATATGCTTGGTTTTCATCCTCGCTCCCTTCCAGATTATCACGATGAAGTAAATAATGACATTCCTTACCACTCAAGTACTATGTCAGCCGTGGGTACCGGTGTCATATCCAGACCTGTTGAAGGAATTGATAAGAGACATCTACAAAAAGTAGGATCTGTTAGCTTCAATGGGCATGCTACTGATCACAATGAAG CATTTTGTTCCGCAAATAGAAGCTGCTCTCTTCAGGGACATCAATATGTATGGAATAATACAAATGTGTTCCACCATAAAACCCCTAACCCCATGTCATGGTCAAATCCACCATCATTTATAAACAACATTCCTACTAATCCATCTCAGATCCATGGAATTCCTAGAGGACAATCTCATATGGTAAACACGGTTGTTCCTTTACACCATCATGTTGGTTCGGCACCTGCTGTCAATCCATCACTTTGGGGCAGGAGACATACCTATGGTGGGGATTCCATTGAACGGCCTGCTTTTCATCCTGGATCTCACGGAAGCATGGGGCTTTCTGCAGCTTCTCAGTTGCATTGGCTAGAACTTACTTCTCATAACATATTTTCTCGTGTTGGTGGAAACTGTATGGACCCTTCTGTTTCTCTTGCACATGTCGGTATTCTTTCACCTCAACAAAGGGGTCAGATTTACCATGGAAGGAATCCAATCTTCCCCATGCCTGGTTCATTTGATGGTCCTACTGAGCGGATCAGGAGCCGAAGAAATGACACAAATGCTACTCAGAGTGATAATAAGAAGCAGTATGAACTCGATATTGAACGTATTATACGTG ATACACCTCTAAGATGCTGTTGGCTGCTATTGATGAAAATCATCGAGGAACTTATGACTTCATCTATTTGCCAATTGATTTTAAG AACAAATGCAACGTTGGCTATGCGTTTATAA
- the LOC103976770 gene encoding acyl carrier protein 4, chloroplastic-like, with protein sequence MATVSAASVRFASLKPASRSNQANGVTSGVMLVTIGTSKLGFPSLRSSRFRVHCAAKPETVNKVIDIVKRQLALSDDTSLTPESKFSSLGADSLDTVEIVMCLEEAFDISVDEDNSQNITTVQEAAELIEKLVLQKAEAA encoded by the exons ATGGCTACGGTATCTGCTGCCTCTGTCCGGTTCGCATCGTTGAAGCCAGCTAGCCGGAGTAACCAG GCAAATGGAGTTACTTCAGGTGTGATGCTTGTCACGATTGGCACATCAAAGCTCGGCTTTCCCTCCTTGAGATCCTCGCGTTTTCGGGTTCATTGTGCC GCCAAGCCGGAGACGGTAAACAAAGTGATAGACATTGTGAAGAGGCAATTGGCACTTTCCGACGATACGAGCCTCACTCCAGAGTCCAAGTTCTCTTCCCTTGGTGCAGACTCACTGGACACG GTGGAGATTGTGATGTGTCTGGAGGAGGCGTTTGACATCAGTGTTGATGAAGACAACTCTCAGAACATCACCACGGTTCAAGAAGCAGCAGAACTGATAGAGAAGCTTGTTCTGCAGAAAGCTGAGGCTGCTTAG
- the LOC135605078 gene encoding uncharacterized protein LOC135605078 codes for MPSATEATFQALDHTQELQILQHDTLHSVHAICRSTVADSCFCHPVRKQFGKMGTPFSESKPFRESSHEEVRSMTHLQDTLLHSHETRAIREVFHGIYEQLDMSHMDTCRS; via the exons ATGCCGAGTGCAACAG AAGCCACCTTTCAAGCTTTGGACCATACCCAAGAGCTCCAGATCCTTCAACATGATACATTGCATTCAGTGCATGCCATCTGCAGGTCAACAGTTGCAGACAGTTGTTTCTGCCACCCTGTCCGGAAACAATTTGGCAAAATGGGCACACCATTCTCAGAAAGCAAGCCATTCAGAGAATCCAGTCATGAAGAAGTGAGGAGCATGACTCATCTGCAAGACACCTTGCTTCATAGCCATGAAACTCGTGCCATCAGAGAAGTGTTTCATGGCATCTATGAGCAGCTTGATATGTCTCATATGG ATACTTGCAGAAGTTGA
- the LOC103976836 gene encoding transcription factor BC1-like isoform X2 codes for MAFSYQEHHPFLLDSPYFPRSPAEMLLVPQQGGEMANNASSSSCFPYPYPYPSEASPVAPATDASAYGTSAPSVDSHTVCSPVASETHDAENKRKSRDEASLMITGELKNTKEGEIKKQRRLRGGQKKTEEKKPKPNDSKGSKACLDTTGGYVHVRARRGQATDSHSLAERARREKISERMKMLQGLVPGCEKVTGKALMLDEIINYVQSLQNQVEFLSMKIASLSPILYGFNVDFGDCIDQPQKLMTSIPEAMASAEQTNQLQAKAFGNGATGYRVMDDSTPLLLQVKGPASFSHQDGGSALQVGEQRQGSLDQVGFINMCSFQ; via the exons ATGGCTTTCTCGTACCAAGAACACCATCCTTTTCTTCTGGACTCTCCTTACTTCCCAAGGAGCCCAGCCGAGATGCTTCTCGTTCCACAGCAGGGTGGGGAGATGGCCAAtaatgcctcctcctcctcctgcttcccCTACCCCTACCCCTACCCATCCGAAGCAAGCCCAGTGGCGCCGGCCACTGATGCCAGTGCCTATGGTACGAGTGCTCCTTCGGTCGATAGTCACACTGTTTGCTCCCCGGTGGCTTCCGAAACCCACGATGCTGAGAACAAAAGGAAGAGCAGAGACGAGGCCAGCTTGATGATCACTGGTGAACTCAAG AATACCAAGGAGGGGGAAATCAAGAAACAGAGGAGACTGAGAGGCGGGCAAAAGAAAACAGAGGAGAAGAAACCTAAACCCAATGATTCCAAAGGGTCAAAAGCTTGTTTGGATACCACTGGTGGATACGTTCATGTCAGAGCAAGAAGAGGTCAAGCCACGGATAGCCACAGTCTTGCAGAAAGG GCAAGAAGGGAGAAGATTAGCGAAAGAATGAAGATGCTACAAGGCCTTGTTCCTGGATGTGAGAAG GTAACCGGAAAGGCTCTCATGCTGGATGAGATAATCAACTATGTTCAGTCCTTGCAAAACCAAGTTGAG TTTCTGTCGATGAAGATCGCCTCGTTGAGCCCCATATTGTATGGCTTCAATGTGGACTTTGGTGATTGCATAGACCAACCTCAG AAGCTGATGACAAGCATACCAGAGGCGATGGCTTCGGCAGAGCAAACCAATCAACTTCAAGCCAAGGCTTTTGGCAATGGAGCAACAGGTTACCGAGTGATGGACGATTCAACACCTCTTTTACTGCAGGTCAAAGGACCCGCAAGCTTCTCTCATCAG GATGGTGGCAGTGCCCTGCAAGTGGGAGAACAAAGACAAGGGTCTCTTGATCAAGTAGGGTTTATCAACATGTGCTCTTTCCAGTAG
- the LOC103976836 gene encoding transcription factor BC1-like isoform X1, with protein sequence MAFSYQEHHPFLLDSPYFPRSPAEMLLVPQQGGEMANNASSSSCFPYPYPYPSEASPVAPATDASAYGTSAPSVDSHTVCSPVASETHDAENKRKSRDEASLMITGELKNTKEGEIKKQRRLRGGQKKTEEKKPKPNDSKGSKACLDTTGGYVHVRARRGQATDSHSLAERARREKISERMKMLQGLVPGCEKVTGKALMLDEIINYVQSLQNQVEFLSMKIASLSPILYGFNVDFGDCIDQPQFQKLMTSIPEAMASAEQTNQLQAKAFGNGATGYRVMDDSTPLLLQVKGPASFSHQDGGSALQVGEQRQGSLDQVGFINMCSFQ encoded by the exons ATGGCTTTCTCGTACCAAGAACACCATCCTTTTCTTCTGGACTCTCCTTACTTCCCAAGGAGCCCAGCCGAGATGCTTCTCGTTCCACAGCAGGGTGGGGAGATGGCCAAtaatgcctcctcctcctcctgcttcccCTACCCCTACCCCTACCCATCCGAAGCAAGCCCAGTGGCGCCGGCCACTGATGCCAGTGCCTATGGTACGAGTGCTCCTTCGGTCGATAGTCACACTGTTTGCTCCCCGGTGGCTTCCGAAACCCACGATGCTGAGAACAAAAGGAAGAGCAGAGACGAGGCCAGCTTGATGATCACTGGTGAACTCAAG AATACCAAGGAGGGGGAAATCAAGAAACAGAGGAGACTGAGAGGCGGGCAAAAGAAAACAGAGGAGAAGAAACCTAAACCCAATGATTCCAAAGGGTCAAAAGCTTGTTTGGATACCACTGGTGGATACGTTCATGTCAGAGCAAGAAGAGGTCAAGCCACGGATAGCCACAGTCTTGCAGAAAGG GCAAGAAGGGAGAAGATTAGCGAAAGAATGAAGATGCTACAAGGCCTTGTTCCTGGATGTGAGAAG GTAACCGGAAAGGCTCTCATGCTGGATGAGATAATCAACTATGTTCAGTCCTTGCAAAACCAAGTTGAG TTTCTGTCGATGAAGATCGCCTCGTTGAGCCCCATATTGTATGGCTTCAATGTGGACTTTGGTGATTGCATAGACCAACCTCAG TTTCAGAAGCTGATGACAAGCATACCAGAGGCGATGGCTTCGGCAGAGCAAACCAATCAACTTCAAGCCAAGGCTTTTGGCAATGGAGCAACAGGTTACCGAGTGATGGACGATTCAACACCTCTTTTACTGCAGGTCAAAGGACCCGCAAGCTTCTCTCATCAG GATGGTGGCAGTGCCCTGCAAGTGGGAGAACAAAGACAAGGGTCTCTTGATCAAGTAGGGTTTATCAACATGTGCTCTTTCCAGTAG
- the LOC135606236 gene encoding uncharacterized protein LOC135606236 — translation MANPRSGILNLFLLAAVLIVASSVALASSDAPFLVAHKKVSLTRLKSGVERVSVSIDLYNEGSSTAYDVTMNDDSWSQDMFDLVSGRTSKTWEKLDGGSSASHSFVLESKTKGMFHGSPAVIKFRVPTKAALWEAYSTPILPIDVLADKPPEKKFEWVSNPHAILFH, via the exons ATGGCGAATCCGAGATCGGGAATTCTCAACCTCTTCCTCCTCGCGGCGGTCCTCATCGTCGCGTCCTCGGTGGCGTTGGCAAGCTCCGATGCCCCCTTTTTGGTCGCGCATAAGAAGGTGAGCCTCACGCGGCTCAAAAGTGGCGTGGAGCGCGTCTCCGTCTCGATCGACCTCTACAACGAAGGATCCTC GACTGCATATGATGTGACTATGAACGATGATAGTTGGTCCCAAGATATGTTTGATCTCGTCTCTGGCAGAACATCAAAGACATGGGAAAAACTTGATGG TGGTTCTTCTGCCTCTCACTCCTTTGTACTGGAGTCTAAAACAAAGGGCATGTTCCATGGTTCTCCTGCTGTCATCAAATTTCGTGTTCCCACAAAGGCTGCATTATGG GAAGCTTATTCTACCCCCATTCTGCCAATAGACGTTCTTGCTGATAAGCCTCCCGAAAAGAAGTTTGAATGGGTGAGTAATCCACATGCCATTTTGTTCCATTAA
- the LOC135605079 gene encoding uncharacterized protein LOC135605079 produces the protein MASTRPSSHRYASVDSRSSSDPPSPSSDRRNPTKNLSSLRRLVAKSSGRQAASEPVAAAPAVNNSSRALVDPRDAKTGHNFGSMVRKLMEKRSNPKPGSAGRAALVVPSDPIAEDLKKGAKGSHFSALSRKLFQKGGTAERTTAKALMETKTNARTLAMVLRSERELLTQNKEYEAEISELRLLIEEKNQKIEKLKDLCLKQREEIKALKDAILFPDVMNSQLQELLEKQGFELKQANQVIPTLQKQVTSLTGQLQCLAEDLAEVKADKYSAMSFLDGHISSPTTPVLDQEAANPLEYSSGDPLASECGSPDEMFLKDLNPCLTPCFSKTKSQENNELVYGSPNQDRLFQLKPRSSPSMLCGSHGGKLSRSSEHRHRPSLGSNTAQKVYKSDENKHPTVKPRYQTHL, from the exons ATGGCCTCCACCAGGCCGTCCTCCCATCGCTACGCCTCCGTCGACTCTCGCTCCTCCTCCGACCCTCCCTCCCCTTCCTCCGACCGCAGGAACCCTACCAAGAACCTCTCCTCCCTGCGACGCCTCGTCGCTAAGTCCAGCGGCCGTCAAGCTGCCTCCGAACCCGTCGCCGCCGCCCCCGCGGTGAACAACTCCTCCCGGGCCCTCGTCGATCCGCGGGATGCCAAGACCGGGCATAACTTCGGGAGCATGGTGAGGAAGCTCATGGAGAAGCGGTCCAATCCGAAGCCGGGATCGGCGGGTCGCGCTGCTTTGGTCGTGCCATCTGATCCGATAGCGGAGGACCTGAAGAAGGGCGCCAAGGGGTCTCATTTCTCGGCCTTGTCGAGGAAACTGTTCCAGAAGGGCGGAACGGCAGAGCGGACGACGGCGAAGGCGCTGATGGAGACCAAAACGAACGCTCGGACGCTGGCGATGGTGCTTCGTAGCGAGAGGGAGCTTCTCACTCAAAATAAGGAGTACGAGGCAGAGATTTCAGAGCTGCGGTTGCTGATCGAGGAGAAGAATCAAAAA ATTGAAAAATTGAAGGATCTATGTCTGAAGCAGAGAGAGGAGATAAAAGCACTGAAGGATGCCATACTATTTCCGGATGTTATGAATTCACAGCTGCAGGAGCTGCTGGAGAAGCAAGGCTTTGAACTGAAACAGGCAAATCAAGTCATCCCAACCCTCCAAAAGCAGGTCACTTCTCTCACTGGACAGCTCCAGTGCCTTGCAGAGGATCTTGCTGAG GTAAAAGCGGATAAATATTCTGCTATGTCATTCCTTGACGGACATATCAGCTCTCCAACAACACCGGTTCTCGATCAGGAGGCTGCTAATCCTTTG GAATATAGCTCCGGAGATCCTTTGGCTTCTGAATGCGGTAGTCCGGATGAAATGTTTCTCAAGGATTTAAATCCTTGTTTGACTCCATGCTTCTCAAAAACCAAGTCCCAG GAAAACAATGAATTGGTTTATGGCTCGCCAAACCAAGACAGATTATTTCAACTTAAACCACGATCGAGCCCGAGCATGTTATGTGGTTCGCATGGTGGAAAATTGTCGAGGAGTTCAGAACATCGTCACAGGCCCAGCTTAGGCAGCAACACTGCACAAAAGGTTTACAAGTCAGATGAGAACAAGCATCCCACTGTTAAACCAAGATACCAAACTCATCTCTGA